The Enterobacter mori genomic interval CAAGGTCGACGGCATATACAGCAGATCGCCCTCATTGATCTTCGGCAGAAACTCACCGCCCACCTGACTCAAAGGCCAGATAACCGTGAAGATGGATAACGCTGCAACCAGCAGTGTAGTTTTAGGCCAGTGGAGCACCCTGAGCAGTAACGGGTGATAGGCTTTGATCAGCAGCCGGTTCAGGGGATTACGGGTTTCCGCAGGGATTCTCCCGCGGATCCAGAACCCCATCAGAATAGGAATAACAATGATGGCCAGCGCGGCAGCACCCGCCATGGAGTACGTTTTGGTAAAGGCCAGCGGGCCAAACAACCGCCCTTCCTGTCCTTCAAGGGTAAATACAGGAATGAACGATAAGGTGATGATCAGCAGGCTGATAAACAGTGCGGGCCCAACCTCCACGGAGGCATGGGTGATCACCTGCCAGCGGGTGGCGTTGTCAATCTGTTCTCCAGGATGCTGATGATACCACTCCTCAAGCCGTTTATGCGCATTTTCAATCATCACAATGGCGGCATCCACCATTGCGCCGACGGCGATGGCGATCCCCCCCAGCGACATAATATTGGCGTTCAGCCCCTGGAAGTGCATGACGATAAAGGCAATGCACAGGCCGAGCGGCAGAGAAATGATGGCGACCAGCGCAGAGCGGATGTGCCAGAGGAACAGGGCGCAGACAATAGCTACCACGATAAACTCTTCAAGCAGTTTGGAACTCAGGTTGTCGATTGCCCGGTCTATTAGCTGGCTGCGATCGTAGGTGGTCACAATCTCAACGCCTTCCGGCAGGCTGGTCTTCAGCGTCTCCAGTTTATCTTTCACCGCAGTGATGACTTCACGCGCATTTTTACCCGAACGCAGGATCACGACGCCCCCGGCGACTTCCCCCTGCCCGTTTAGTTCGGCAATGCCGCGTCGCATTTCCGGCCCCGTCTGCACACGAGCAACATCACGCAAATAAATGGGTACCCCACTTTCCCCGGTTTTCAGGACGATGTTATTGAAGTCATTTAGGCTATGGAGGTAACCGCTGGCGCGAACCATATATTCCGCTTCCGCGATTTCAATGGATGAGCCCCCTGCTTCCTGGTTAGACGATTCAAGGGCCTGCTTAACCTCAGGCAGGCTTACGCCATACTGGGCCAGTTTTAATGGATCGACCTGAATCTGATACTGCTTCACCACGCCGCCGACCGACGCCACCTCGGCCACGTTCGGAATGGTTTTCAGTTCAAACTTGAGGAACCAGTCCTGAAGAGATCGCAGTTCCGCGAGATCGTGTTTTCCGCTGCGATCGACCAGCGCATACTCAAATATCCAGCCCACGCCGGTGGCATCAGGTCCGATTTCAGCGCTCACCCCGGCGGGCAGTTTACCCTGCACCTGATTCAGATACTCCAGCACGCGTGACCTGGCCCAGTAGAGATCTGTCCCATCCTCAAAAATGACATACACGTAGGAATCACCAAACTGGGAAAACCCGCGCACGGTCTTTGCGCCCGGCACCGACAGCATGGTGGTGGTGAGCGGATACGTCACCTGGTTTTCAACTATCTGCGGAGCCTGACCGGGATAGCTGGTTTTAATAATGACCTGGACATCAGACAAATCGGGCAAGGCATCGACCGGCGTGTTGATGATGGTCCAGGTTCCCCAGACGCTGAGAAACAGCGCCCCCATCATCACCAGAAAACGATTGGCGACTGACCGCCGGATAATCCATTCAATCATCATCGTCTCCTTAGTGACCAGCATGCGCGTCGTCAGGTTTTACAGGATGCCGCATGCGCTCCAGCGCACCGGTAATATTGGCCTCCGAATCAATCAGGAACAAACCGCTGACCACCACCGAGTCCCCTTCATTCAGGCCAGAACTGATACCGGACTGTTGCTGAGATTCGTGCAGCACGTGGATCGGTTTCGGCACAAAACGTCCTTCCGCATCGACCGTAATCACGCGCTGTTCTTTGCCGGTATCGATAACGGCCTGAGACGGGATCAGCAGCATGTCCTGGCTTTGGGTATTCAGTTTCAGATAGGCATTCATACCCGGTTTCAGACGTTCATCTTTATTAGAAACCTGCAGGCGCACCTGCAGCGTTCGGGTGGTCGGGTCCACGCTGGGCAGTAGGTTCCATTTTTCAACCGGGAACGAAGTGTCCGGATAAGCCGGTACTGAAACAGCAAACTGCGACGTGTCTTTCAGGAGATACGCGCTGGACT includes:
- the silA gene encoding Cu(+)/Ag(+) efflux RND transporter permease subunit SilA, whose amino-acid sequence is MIEWIIRRSVANRFLVMMGALFLSVWGTWTIINTPVDALPDLSDVQVIIKTSYPGQAPQIVENQVTYPLTTTMLSVPGAKTVRGFSQFGDSYVYVIFEDGTDLYWARSRVLEYLNQVQGKLPAGVSAEIGPDATGVGWIFEYALVDRSGKHDLAELRSLQDWFLKFELKTIPNVAEVASVGGVVKQYQIQVDPLKLAQYGVSLPEVKQALESSNQEAGGSSIEIAEAEYMVRASGYLHSLNDFNNIVLKTGESGVPIYLRDVARVQTGPEMRRGIAELNGQGEVAGGVVILRSGKNAREVITAVKDKLETLKTSLPEGVEIVTTYDRSQLIDRAIDNLSSKLLEEFIVVAIVCALFLWHIRSALVAIISLPLGLCIAFIVMHFQGLNANIMSLGGIAIAVGAMVDAAIVMIENAHKRLEEWYHQHPGEQIDNATRWQVITHASVEVGPALFISLLIITLSFIPVFTLEGQEGRLFGPLAFTKTYSMAGAAALAIIVIPILMGFWIRGRIPAETRNPLNRLLIKAYHPLLLRVLHWPKTTLLVAALSIFTVIWPLSQVGGEFLPKINEGDLLYMPSTLPGVSPAEAAALLQTTDKLIKTVPEVASVFGKTGKAETATDSAPLEMVETTIQLKPEDRWRPGMTIDKIIDELDQTVRLPGLANLWVPPIRNRIDMLSTGIKSPIGIKVSGTVLSDIDATAQSIEAVAKTVPGVVSALAERLEGGRYVDVDINREKASRYGMTVGDVQLFVSSAIGGATVGQTVEGVARYPINIRYPQDYRNSPQALKEMPILTPMKQQITLGDVAEINVVSGPTMLKTENARPASWIYIDARGRDMVSVVNDIKTAISQQVKLRPGTSVSFSGQFELLEHANKKLKLMVPMTVMIIFILLYLAFRRVDEALLILMSLPFALVGGIWFLYWQGFHMSVATGTGFIALAGVAAEFGVVMLMYLRHAIEAHPELSRRETFTAEGLDEALYHGAVLRVRPKAMTVAVIIAGLLPILWGTGAGSEVMSRIAAPMIGGMITAPLLSLFIIPAAYKLIWLRRHKAATAFREDDRRRNT